The DNA segment GAGCGGTCTCTGCCGCAGCTGCGACACTATTCTCATTCGATTGACGCCTCCCTTTGAGGCTGTAAAGACGAATTGCAGCAGGTGCCTTGCATACGAGTTTGTTTCCACCGCGCTACCCCATCCTGCCTTTTTTCAAGGGCTCGTAATGTGACGACAATATCATCACGCCGCGGGCCTTGGCAGCACCACGATTTCTCCACGCATGTTGGGCATATGGACATGACAGAAGTAATTTATCGTCCCGACTTTGTCAGCAGTGAATGTCACGGTGTGAATTTGGCCCCTTGTGAGCGCAAATGATGCTATTCCCTGAACTTCGATGTAGTGGGATGGACCCTGCACCCCCACAAAATTAAGCGTTACTTTATCACCTTGGTATACGACTATCTGAGACGTGGAAAAGGTAAACGACCTGAAATTCCATGCGCCGGTTTTGTCAGGAGCAGTTAGCACAAATCCACCGCCCGAGGGGTAGGTGGCATTTACGGGAAACGGTTCTGGTGGGTGTTTACTATCGCCGTAAATGTTTGCACTTCCGTCCAGATGAATTGTATCAATCCAGAATGTCCGGTTCGTGGTAGACCATCCTGATGTGTTACTTGCTGCAGCAGGTGCCAGATTATTTGTCGAAGTATTGGCTGCACTGTTGCCTGCTGAAACAACCAGGACTACAATTATCGCAGCTATGCCTGCGCCCAAGGCGGCTCCGAGGTAGACCGATTTTGATCGAATCGATTTCAAGTTTGACCGTACTTTAGTTACAAGCTTTTGATTATAAAATTAGAGACAAAATCCTTGTCTGAATTTTAAGAATGAAATCCAAAGCTGGATATCGTAGATCTATTTTTATAACTTTTCAGTCAGTTCAAAAATAGTACATGCCGACAGGTAGGCAGGATGCTTTTCATATTGATTCAAGCACTGTACAATCTCATTGATGCTGTTGCCTATTTTGCATCTGCGGCCGTTCCGCTCTACTTTATAATCAAATCAAAGAAAAGCACCGACAACCCAATGAGAGTCACAATGGTTATCCTCGCCGGTTTTGTTATCGCTCAGGGCGTGTATCATACCGCTTCTGTCTTTGGATTGAATCTGTTGTCAAAGGCTGTACTTGAGCCGCTATCTGCTGCCGTCCTTGCTGCCGCAGCTCTTTCTTATTTGCTAATGAGCAAGGGGCTGCAGAAGCAGAAGGTCAGGAGCCACGTGACGAAATAACAAATTCTGGATGCTGTTAAATGGCTTCCACTGACCTTGTTTTCTTTGCCGGGCTTCTTACAAGCGGCCTTTTCCTGGCTTCTCTTGGAATTTTTGTGGCCCTTGCTGCAAAGAGCAGAAACCTGAAAAGCTTTCCGACGCAAATATCGGTGTTTATAGGCATCTACGTCGTCGGTGAACTGGCAGAACTGAGCCCCATTCAAGCAGCCACCGGCTTGCCTCCAGAAGCAGGTTCGGAGCTCCACGTACTTGCAACAATATTTCTTACCACAGTCTTGTGGTCGAGGCTTGTTCTTTCAAACAGGGCAACAAGGCGCCTAGCCGACAGGTATGATAGTGCGGTTCAGGATTAGCGAGAAAAAACAGATGATGTCAGCATTATTCCACTGAAAAGAATTTTTCCATTACCTTTCTTACAACATCAACATTTTGATCAGCTTCGACCGAAATATCGTGCTGTACGTACTTGACAGTGATCGATTTTAGCACGGTGTGGACAAGGCTCGATTTCTTGCCGTCGGGCGTTATGTCTATCTTTGAAACGACGAGAAGCCCTTCGTCCAAAAGCCATTTGGTCTTCCGGTAGGTCGTAGTATAGGGTATCTTTTTTTCTCTCATTATTTCGTTGACAGACATGGGTTTTTCCATAACGCAGTCTAGGATCTTTACCATTTCTTCGTCTGCAAGAGCCGTGAGGATTGCCTGTTTTGCTTTACGGCTTGTAACTAACATCCCCGAGGCTGCCCTTTTTGGTAAGCTACGGTAGCGCGGGTTATTTAATTATCGAATCCAGCGTGCGTTCTGCATTACAACACGCTATTCCTGCGGCTAAATTTGTATTAGATTTGTACATGAATTGTACATAACGCTATATGCAAATTCATTGATGCTCTGGCCAATGAAAACAAAGGCCATATTAGTTGCAGCAGCGGTTGCATCTGTTCTCATGGCAGCTCTGGCAGGCTCCGAGCTCTTTAACAGTACCCTCCAGACGCGTTCTGCAGTCGCTCAGCCAAGCTCCATGTCTCAGATGTCAATGACGACGGACGGTGGACAACAGCCCAGCGGCGCAGTAGATTCTCAAAACAAGCCGCTCTCAAAAGTGTCAGACGGAATAAAGCTGTCTTTTTCAGCACAACCTATAATCCACGCATATGATCTGGCGTCAGTTCAGCTGCAGGTGATGGACGCAAATTCGTCGGCACGACTGAGCCATGTTGACTGGGCAATTTCGGTAAAAGATCCTGATGGAAAGGTCATTTACAAGACAACCACCGGTCATACGCATGTCGGGGTAATGAACTTCAAAGTCGCTTTCCCTACAGCCGGAAATAACTCTGTGTCGTTGACGGTGTCTTCCATTGGAAGCATGATGATGGGTCTTGAGGTTGAACCCCAGGGGAGGACACACACAATGCTCTCAGGCAGTCCCATGGGATTCAAAACCGATCCGGTCAACGACTTTGGGGCAAGAACATTTGACTTTCCAGTCTACGTTCAGCCCTACAATCAAGTGCATACAATTGCCGGGACTGTACCGGGGACGGGTCTGAATGTGGAGCTGGCAAGCACCGCAAGCGCGATTGTGACGGACAAACTTACACCATTTGTGATAACGGTTACAAGGGCAAACGACAGTGCCATGATAACTCATCCAGATCTTCAGGTAACCGTCACGGAAAGTAGCTCTGGGTATGTCCTGTCGCAGTCAGCCCCAGTGGAAGACATGATGACAATGCACGGCGCCATACATGGACACACCGGTGTTATGACTTTGATGCCGTCATTTCCTATTCCGGGCAATTATGTGATTGATGTAAACCTGCAGCCAAGCCCGCTTTCAAACTACACTTGGGGCCAGGCGCATACTCAATTCAACATTATTGCTGCTCAATCGTCCACGGGGACAGCAAACGCGTCTAGTGCCGCCAATCCGCAGCAGAGCAATACAGTGAGCATTGTGGGTCTCGAGTCACCATTCTTTGTTCCAAATACCCTGAATATCAAAGCCGGAACTACTGTCACGTTTGTAAACACGGATGGAAATACCCACACGGTAACGTCAGTAAAAGCTGGAACGACTGAGCCGGACGGAACTTTTGACAGCGGGGTTTTAAGAGCCGGCAAGACGTTCTCGTATACCTTCAACAGCCCCGGGACTTACGAGTACATCTGCATGATACATACCCATATGCGCGGAGTCATACAAGTTTCATAACCGAGACTTCCGTCCTCTCTTTTTGACCGATTGACAGCCATACAATCCTTGGAAAATCATATCCATCTAGAGATCCAGACCGGCGCGGACATGAAGCATGCTGCAAAGGGTAATGATTCTTTAAAATGCATGGCAAGATTACCTGCATTGTACAACTCGCGTTTAGCCGACCAGCCCGAGTTAGAGCATCGAGGCGCCAGTTTGACGGTAGAGTCTTCAAGCATTCATTATGCTTTTACTACGGTGCACAACACGTAAGCAAGAATGGTAGTTCAAGAATTAACTGCACAGTCATGGAATGACAATGTGCTATCGTCAAAGCTGCCAGTAATAGTAAATTTCACTGCTGTCAGATGCGGCTTTTGCAAAGCCTTGGAGCCGCTGTACAGCAAATTATCTGACCAGTACGGAGACAGGTTGACGTTTTATAGACTAGTGGTTGACTTTCCCGCCAACCATCAAATACTCAACAAAGTTGCAATTCAGGGCACGCCTACGCTCAAGTTCTACTGCAAAGGAAGGGAGGTCGGCGAGCACGTTGGATACGCTATAGAACCAGTCTTGAAGAAAAAGATTGACGAATCGCTGCAAGAGATGGAAAGTTGCCTGGCAAATAGCACACCGGTGGGTAGGTAGAAAGGAACCGGACTAGAAAGCGTCTTAGATCAAACTTTTAAAGGCTAGCGAGAATCTGGCAGGTACAATGACAGAAGCAAGTCCGGTAGTGCATTTTGAAATGGGCTATAATGACAGAAAGAGGATGGTGGACTTTTACACAAGAGTGTTTGGCTGGCAGTCCAAGGAGATGGGGCCTGAGATGGGCAATTATGTGGTCGTCACAACTTCGGAAAGCGACGAAAGGACGGGCCGCCCAAAAAATCCCGGCTCGATTAACGGCGGTTTCTACCAAAAGATAGAGAACCCCCTGTCGCACGCCCCGTCAGTCGTCATAGCGGTACATGACATCAACAAGTCAATGAAAGAAGTCGTCGCCGCGGGGGGCAAGATATTAGGTGCAATGGACGGCTCAGGCAAACCCAGCATGGAACCCATGGAAATACCGAACGTAGGCCTGTGGATATCGATTATGGACACGGAAGGAAACCGCGTGAGCATGCTGCAGCCAAAAATGTAGGACGGCTGTTTGCATTGGTCTGAAAACGATCCACTTTAGAAAAAATTCAAATAGCAATTCAGTAGCGACAAAGCCATACTCCATACCAGACCTGAAAACGCAGTTTGTCCCTGCAGCGATTGCACCCACGAGCTTCGAAGCCAGTGCATCGAGGCTGGCTGCCAGTGCTGCAACCTGGAGGACGAATTTTCTATTCTGGCAGGCATTAACGCGCAAGATTATTTGCGCAAGTAACGGCCCCGGGAAGGTACGATTGAAGATCCAGGTTATTCTATACCAAGCTGCTTCTGCACGGTCTCTGCAAGCTGTTTCAGAGAGACTGGCTTTTCCAGGAACGCGTCCACGGGTACATCAGGCAGTACAGTCTCAAATTCCGACTTGTTGACCTCAAACGCGCTCGTCAAGACTACCTTGACATGCGGGTTTATCTCCTTGACCTTCCGGGCAAGCTGAAACCCACTGAGCCCCGGCATGCGGACATCGGATATCAACACCTGACATTCGTTTGGAGAATACTTGAAATGCTCAAGCGCTATTAGCGGGTTGGAAAAAGCATGAACATTAAAGCCGTCTCTTTTAAGGCCCGCGCTAAAGACGCCAAGCGCGTCCACTTCATCGTCCACTAACATTACCAATGCTTTCTTTTGCTGCTGTTCCTGCGTCATCTCCTCATATTGCGGGCCAGAAGTATATACCCATGAGGAATTTATTGTGCGAATACCGGAAAATTGTTTGGTTTGAGGCAAGACCTGCGGTTTGTTTACATAAACCTGCAATGTGCGAATCGGTTTGCAGAGCACGCATTTTCTAAATTGCTTCAGTTGCCGGGTTGGTGGTTTCTAGCAGAAGCACCGTCAAGGAAGTAGCACCTGTTCGTCATGCATCATGACATGGGCGAGCGGTGGTCGCTGTACTTTGTCGAGCTATATCGCTTTGCGTTTGAGGGAAAAGGTATATTGATCTTCAGCATACTCTCGTTTGAAGCGGAATCTTGAAAAACGCTGCTTTTGATTGAGGCAAGAACCGTCTACAGAGTGCTGATTTTTCTGTCGAGGTCCTTGATCTGTCTGCGGTAACCAAATGCTCGCAAAACGTCATTGTCGTCCATTGCTGCCATCATTTGCTCGACTTTGGCCGCTCTCAGTTCTCTCAGCTCGTTGCGCAGCTCGGCAGCTTCTGCTTGCTCTGTCAGTTCCTTTTCGTCTGGAATAGGCTGACTTTG comes from the Nitrososphaera sp. genome and includes:
- a CDS encoding winged helix-turn-helix domain-containing protein, which produces MLVTSRKAKQAILTALADEEMVKILDCVMEKPMSVNEIMREKKIPYTTTYRKTKWLLDEGLLVVSKIDITPDGKKSSLVHTVLKSITVKYVQHDISVEADQNVDVVRKVMEKFFSVE
- a CDS encoding plastocyanin/azurin family copper-binding protein produces the protein MKTKAILVAAAVASVLMAALAGSELFNSTLQTRSAVAQPSSMSQMSMTTDGGQQPSGAVDSQNKPLSKVSDGIKLSFSAQPIIHAYDLASVQLQVMDANSSARLSHVDWAISVKDPDGKVIYKTTTGHTHVGVMNFKVAFPTAGNNSVSLTVSSIGSMMMGLEVEPQGRTHTMLSGSPMGFKTDPVNDFGARTFDFPVYVQPYNQVHTIAGTVPGTGLNVELASTASAIVTDKLTPFVITVTRANDSAMITHPDLQVTVTESSSGYVLSQSAPVEDMMTMHGAIHGHTGVMTLMPSFPIPGNYVIDVNLQPSPLSNYTWGQAHTQFNIIAAQSSTGTANASSAANPQQSNTVSIVGLESPFFVPNTLNIKAGTTVTFVNTDGNTHTVTSVKAGTTEPDGTFDSGVLRAGKTFSYTFNSPGTYEYICMIHTHMRGVIQVS
- a CDS encoding thioredoxin family protein, with amino-acid sequence MVVQELTAQSWNDNVLSSKLPVIVNFTAVRCGFCKALEPLYSKLSDQYGDRLTFYRLVVDFPANHQILNKVAIQGTPTLKFYCKGREVGEHVGYAIEPVLKKKIDESLQEMESCLANSTPVGR
- a CDS encoding VOC family protein, with the protein product MTEASPVVHFEMGYNDRKRMVDFYTRVFGWQSKEMGPEMGNYVVVTTSESDERTGRPKNPGSINGGFYQKIENPLSHAPSVVIAVHDINKSMKEVVAAGGKILGAMDGSGKPSMEPMEIPNVGLWISIMDTEGNRVSMLQPKM
- a CDS encoding response regulator, giving the protein MTQEQQQKKALVMLVDDEVDALGVFSAGLKRDGFNVHAFSNPLIALEHFKYSPNECQVLISDVRMPGLSGFQLARKVKEINPHVKVVLTSAFEVNKSEFETVLPDVPVDAFLEKPVSLKQLAETVQKQLGIE